A window of Auraticoccus monumenti contains these coding sequences:
- a CDS encoding phospholipase D-like domain-containing protein, giving the protein MRLPRFSLRRLLTRVTTAVLAVQGLTLAALLLIDQRRKRLRAPARFPKVQPATIPVGDGDLTVFTYGQDLYDDMLQGIRAARRRIVLVTFIWKGDRTGRAFKKALIEAADRGVEVCLVYDEFANLVVPRPFFHFPPHVNVVRHPLVWGGLGMLNPRNLGRNHNKLMVVDSEQAWVGGYNIGSLYATDWRDTHVRLTGHVVADLEDAFIDHWNELPGRHPALPDVSTRSWHSPVRVVRNLPRRALYPIRGMYLEAIDRAYHHILLTHAYFIPDDDLIRALTAAAQRGVEVKLIVPGQSNHITADWLSRGFYSQLLAGGVRLFLYQGAMVHAKTATIDGTWSTIGTANLDRLSLAGNYELNVELTEPAVARKLEEVFAMDLTNCAELTLEEWVRRPMMVKFSETVLRPYRRFL; this is encoded by the coding sequence ATGCGGCTGCCCCGGTTCTCCCTCAGGCGGCTGCTGACCCGTGTCACCACCGCCGTGCTGGCCGTCCAGGGCCTCACGCTGGCCGCGCTGCTGCTGATCGACCAGCGTCGCAAGCGGCTCCGCGCCCCCGCCCGCTTCCCCAAGGTCCAGCCCGCCACCATCCCGGTCGGGGACGGCGACCTGACCGTCTTCACCTACGGCCAGGACCTCTACGACGACATGCTGCAGGGGATCCGCGCGGCGCGGCGCCGGATCGTGCTGGTCACCTTCATCTGGAAGGGCGACCGCACCGGCCGGGCGTTCAAGAAGGCCCTGATCGAGGCCGCTGACCGCGGCGTCGAGGTCTGCCTGGTCTACGACGAGTTCGCCAACCTGGTGGTGCCGCGGCCCTTCTTCCACTTCCCGCCGCACGTCAACGTCGTCCGCCACCCCCTGGTCTGGGGCGGCCTGGGCATGCTCAACCCCCGCAACCTCGGCCGCAACCACAACAAGCTGATGGTGGTCGACTCCGAGCAGGCCTGGGTCGGCGGCTACAACATCGGCTCGCTGTACGCGACGGACTGGCGCGACACCCACGTCCGGCTGACCGGGCACGTGGTGGCCGACCTCGAGGACGCCTTCATCGACCACTGGAACGAGCTGCCGGGACGCCACCCGGCCCTGCCGGACGTGTCCACCCGCAGCTGGCACAGCCCCGTCCGGGTGGTGCGGAACCTGCCCCGCCGGGCGCTGTACCCGATCCGGGGCATGTACCTGGAGGCGATCGACCGGGCCTACCACCACATCCTGCTGACCCACGCCTACTTCATCCCCGACGACGACCTGATCCGCGCGCTGACCGCCGCGGCCCAGCGCGGGGTGGAGGTCAAGCTGATCGTCCCCGGGCAGTCCAACCACATCACCGCCGACTGGCTCTCCCGCGGCTTCTACTCCCAGCTGCTGGCCGGCGGCGTCCGGCTGTTCCTCTACCAGGGCGCCATGGTGCACGCGAAGACCGCGACCATCGACGGCACCTGGTCCACCATCGGGACGGCGAACCTGGACCGGCTGAGCCTGGCCGGCAACTACGAGCTGAACGTCGAGCTGACCGAGCCGGCCGTGGCCCGCAAGCTGGAGGAGGTCTTCGCGATGGACCTCACCAACTGCGCGGAGCTCACCCTGGAGGAGTGGGTGCGGCGCCCGATGATGGTGAAGTTCTCCGAGACCGTGCTCCGTCCCTACCGCCGCTTCCTCTGA
- a CDS encoding UvrD-helicase domain-containing protein, which yields MSQPDLFASLPPSTDRAPAPVAAVVEDAGERAARRRALTEHDLLEGLNGPQRQAVTHEGGPVLVVAGAGSGKTRVLTRRIAWLVSQRGIHPGSVLAITFTNKAAAEMRHRVADLVGNRARLMWVSTFHSACVRILRQEVGRFGFTRTFSIYDDTDAKRLMTLVCRDLDLDPKRYPVRGVMNWVSNLKNELVDHESAGSHVGSAQEEPYVEAYRTYQQRLRAANALDFDDLIMTTVHLLQAFPDVREQYRRRFRHVLVDEYQDTNHAQYALVRELSGVDASGDANAIEAPGLMVVGDSDQSIYAFRGATIRNILDFSSDFPGAETILLEQNYRSTQTILSAANAVIVRNADRPEKRLWSDSGDGALITGYVADTEHDEAQFVAGEIDRLTDEGTTRPGDTAVFYRTNAQSRAFEDVFIRVGLPYKVVGGVRFYERREVRDAISYLRAIANRADDVSTRRVLNVPKRGIGDRAEAAIAQLAEREQVSFGEALRRSDRAQGLATRSLKQIQAFTAVLDAHEQMVADGVPADQVLTSILQESGYLEELQNSKDPQDETRLENLVELVSVAAEFVAGAHAQDITAEVLAAEAVADGATDAEAVELGEALAEAAPEPDDSLPAFLERIALVADSDQIPDAAEDGGVVTLMTLHTAKGLEFDTVFLTGCEDGVFPHQRALTDRSELEEERRLAYVGITRARKRLHISRAVVRTAWGAPQYNPPSRFIEEIPSHLYDWRRTGAAVASWASTSATRRNEADSSLGSWRSTVGYGARPTVKTVPSLDAGDRVLHTTFGMGTVIATSGAGDGAKADVDFGSVGVKRLSLKHAPLEKL from the coding sequence ATGAGCCAGCCAGACCTCTTCGCCAGCCTCCCGCCATCGACCGACCGCGCCCCGGCCCCGGTGGCCGCCGTCGTCGAGGACGCCGGGGAGCGCGCCGCCCGCCGGCGCGCGCTCACCGAGCACGACCTGCTGGAGGGGCTGAACGGGCCGCAGCGCCAGGCGGTCACCCACGAGGGCGGCCCGGTGCTGGTGGTCGCCGGCGCCGGCTCGGGCAAGACCCGGGTGCTCACCCGGCGGATCGCCTGGCTGGTCAGCCAGCGCGGCATCCACCCGGGATCGGTGCTGGCCATCACCTTCACCAACAAGGCGGCCGCGGAGATGCGGCACCGGGTGGCCGACCTGGTCGGGAACCGCGCCCGGCTGATGTGGGTCTCCACCTTCCACTCCGCCTGCGTGCGGATCCTGCGCCAGGAGGTCGGCCGCTTCGGGTTCACCCGCACCTTCTCCATCTACGACGACACCGACGCCAAGCGGCTGATGACCCTGGTCTGCCGCGACCTCGACCTGGACCCGAAGCGCTACCCGGTGCGAGGGGTCATGAACTGGGTGTCGAACCTCAAGAACGAGCTGGTGGACCACGAGTCGGCCGGTTCCCACGTCGGCTCGGCGCAGGAGGAGCCCTACGTCGAGGCCTACCGGACCTACCAGCAGCGGCTCCGGGCCGCCAACGCGCTGGACTTCGACGACCTGATCATGACGACCGTCCACCTGCTGCAGGCCTTCCCCGACGTCCGCGAGCAGTACCGGCGCCGGTTCCGCCACGTCCTGGTCGACGAGTACCAGGACACCAACCACGCCCAGTACGCCCTGGTGCGCGAGCTGAGCGGTGTGGACGCCTCCGGCGACGCGAACGCGATCGAGGCGCCGGGGCTGATGGTGGTGGGGGACTCCGACCAGTCCATCTACGCCTTCCGCGGCGCCACCATCCGCAACATCCTGGACTTCTCCAGCGACTTCCCGGGGGCGGAGACGATCCTGCTGGAGCAGAACTACCGCTCGACCCAGACCATCCTGAGCGCGGCCAACGCGGTCATCGTCCGCAACGCCGACCGCCCCGAGAAGCGGCTGTGGTCCGACTCCGGGGACGGGGCGCTGATCACCGGCTACGTGGCCGACACCGAGCACGACGAGGCCCAGTTCGTGGCCGGGGAGATCGACCGGCTGACCGACGAGGGCACCACCAGGCCGGGGGACACGGCCGTCTTCTACCGCACCAACGCCCAGTCCCGGGCCTTCGAGGACGTCTTCATCCGGGTCGGGCTGCCCTACAAGGTGGTCGGCGGGGTCCGCTTCTACGAGCGCCGCGAGGTGCGTGACGCCATCTCCTACCTCCGCGCCATCGCCAACCGCGCCGACGACGTGTCGACGCGGCGGGTGCTCAACGTGCCGAAGCGGGGGATCGGCGACCGGGCCGAGGCGGCCATCGCCCAGCTCGCCGAGCGCGAGCAGGTCTCCTTCGGCGAGGCGCTGCGGCGCAGCGACCGGGCGCAGGGGCTGGCCACCCGCTCGCTGAAGCAGATCCAGGCCTTCACCGCGGTGCTGGACGCCCACGAGCAGATGGTCGCCGACGGCGTCCCCGCCGACCAGGTGCTCACCTCGATCCTGCAGGAGTCGGGCTACCTGGAGGAGCTGCAGAACAGCAAGGACCCGCAGGACGAGACCCGGCTGGAGAACCTGGTCGAGCTGGTCTCGGTGGCCGCGGAGTTCGTGGCCGGCGCGCACGCCCAGGACATCACCGCCGAGGTGCTGGCGGCCGAGGCCGTGGCCGACGGCGCCACCGACGCCGAGGCGGTGGAGCTGGGTGAGGCGCTGGCCGAGGCGGCACCGGAGCCGGACGACTCCCTGCCCGCCTTCCTGGAGCGGATCGCTCTCGTCGCGGACTCCGACCAGATCCCCGATGCCGCCGAGGACGGTGGCGTGGTCACCCTGATGACCCTGCACACCGCCAAGGGGCTGGAGTTCGACACCGTCTTCCTCACCGGCTGCGAGGACGGGGTGTTCCCGCACCAGCGCGCCCTGACCGACCGCTCGGAGCTGGAGGAGGAGCGCCGGCTGGCCTACGTGGGCATCACCCGCGCCCGCAAGCGGCTGCACATCTCCCGCGCCGTGGTCCGGACGGCCTGGGGTGCGCCCCAGTACAACCCGCCGAGCCGCTTCATCGAGGAGATCCCGTCCCACCTCTACGACTGGCGCCGCACCGGGGCGGCCGTGGCCAGCTGGGCGAGCACCTCGGCCACCCGCCGCAACGAGGCCGACAGCTCGCTCGGGAGCTGGCGCAGCACCGTGGGCTACGGGGCGCGTCCGACCGTGAAGACCGTGCCGTCGCTGGACGCCGGCGACCGGGTGCTCCACACCACCTTCGGGATGGGCACGGTGATCGCCACCTCCGGGGCCGGGGACGGGGCCAAGGCCGACGTCGACTTCGGGTCGGTCGGGGTCAAGCGGCTCTCGCTCAAGCACGCGCCGCTGGAGAAGCTGTAG